Proteins encoded by one window of Oreochromis niloticus isolate F11D_XX linkage group LG17, O_niloticus_UMD_NMBU, whole genome shotgun sequence:
- the LOC100710427 gene encoding complement factor H-related protein 5 isoform X2 — translation MKLSLILLFLQLWGCVEVSLSQNVCSELPNVPHAHVSEGTSKAVYQEGDVIHFSCESGYISDQISKFVCTTDGWLVVRQGKCYFSSSRCDPPPTVQGLTVKGLPENCLPIRPNHILTFSCDGPGKYLNGVSVLICGQDGQWNNPFPTCIDRSCKVGVMHPHLYVAGLPPSNEIMATGHKLRFLCSNTHELIGSTEIECLENGQWNSSFPTCSVERSCGRPPPVSDGDTKTSTKQQYQHNERVEYICQKCHIMVTGPFKTCVDGEWIGEIRCLLLIGCSIWSD, via the exons TGTGTTCAGAGCTCCCAAATGTTCCTCACGCTCACGTGTCAGAAGGAACCAGCAAAGCTGTGTACCAGGAAGGAGATGTGATACATTTTTCTTGTGAATCTGGTTACATATCAGATCAAATCTCGAAATTTGTATGCACAACTGATGGTTGGCTGGTGGTCCGTCAGGGGAAGTGCTACT ttTCATCTTCCAGATGTGACCCTCCTCCTACAGTTCAAGGGTTAACAGTGAAAGGTTTACCAGAAAATTGTCTTCCCATACGTCCCAATCACATCCTCACATTCAGCTGTGATGGTCCTGGGAAGTATCTGAATGGCGTTTCTGTGCTGATATGTGGACAAGATGGACAATGGAATAATCCATTCCCGACTTGCATAG ATCGATCTTGTAAAGTCGGTGTTATGCATCCTCATCTCTACGTAGCTGGATTACCACCATCAAATGAAATAATGGCGACTGGACATAAATTGCGTTTTCTTTGCAGCAATACACATGAACTAATTGGGTCTACAGAAATTGAGTGTTTAGAAAATGGACAATGGAATTCCTCCTTCCCTACTTGCTCTG TTGAACGCAGTTGTGGGAGGCCACCACCTGTTTCAGACGGAGACACCAAAACAAGTACTAAACAGCAGTACCAACATAATGAAAGGGTTGAATATATCTGTCAGAAATGCCACATCATGGTTACTGGACCGTTCAAAACCTGTGTGGATGGTGAATGGATTGGAGAGATTAGATGTTTGCTACTTATAGGGTGTTCTATTTGGTCTGATTAG
- the LOC100710427 gene encoding coagulation factor XIII B chain isoform X1: protein MKLSLILLFLQLWGCVEVSLSQNVCSELPNVPHAHVSEGTSKAVYQEGDVIHFSCESGYISDQISKFVCTTDGWLVVRQGKCYSCSTLPDVPHAQVTQETRKSQYQAGDMIHFDCESGYTSALTIKYVCTTEAWQPLQKGSCYLSSSRCDPPPTVQGLTVKGLPENCLPIRPNHILTFSCDGPGKYLNGVSVLICGQDGQWNNPFPTCIDRSCKVGVMHPHLYVAGLPPSNEIMATGHKLRFLCSNTHELIGSTEIECLENGQWNSSFPTCSVERSCGRPPPVSDGDTKTSTKQQYQHNERVEYICQKCHIMVTGPFKTCVDGEWIGEIRCLLLIGCSIWSD from the exons TGTGTTCAGAGCTCCCAAATGTTCCTCACGCTCACGTGTCAGAAGGAACCAGCAAAGCTGTGTACCAGGAAGGAGATGTGATACATTTTTCTTGTGAATCTGGTTACATATCAGATCAAATCTCGAAATTTGTATGCACAACTGATGGTTGGCTGGTGGTCCGTCAGGGGAAGTGCTACT CATGTTCAACGCTTCCAGATGTTCCCCATGCCCAAGTAACACAAGAGACAAGAAAATCTCAGTATCAAGCAGGAGACATGATACATTTTGATTGTGAATCTGGCTATACATCAGCTCTCACCATCAAATACGTATGTACAACTGAGGCCTGGCAGCCACTCCAAAAGGGGTCGTGCTACC ttTCATCTTCCAGATGTGACCCTCCTCCTACAGTTCAAGGGTTAACAGTGAAAGGTTTACCAGAAAATTGTCTTCCCATACGTCCCAATCACATCCTCACATTCAGCTGTGATGGTCCTGGGAAGTATCTGAATGGCGTTTCTGTGCTGATATGTGGACAAGATGGACAATGGAATAATCCATTCCCGACTTGCATAG ATCGATCTTGTAAAGTCGGTGTTATGCATCCTCATCTCTACGTAGCTGGATTACCACCATCAAATGAAATAATGGCGACTGGACATAAATTGCGTTTTCTTTGCAGCAATACACATGAACTAATTGGGTCTACAGAAATTGAGTGTTTAGAAAATGGACAATGGAATTCCTCCTTCCCTACTTGCTCTG TTGAACGCAGTTGTGGGAGGCCACCACCTGTTTCAGACGGAGACACCAAAACAAGTACTAAACAGCAGTACCAACATAATGAAAGGGTTGAATATATCTGTCAGAAATGCCACATCATGGTTACTGGACCGTTCAAAACCTGTGTGGATGGTGAATGGATTGGAGAGATTAGATGTTTGCTACTTATAGGGTGTTCTATTTGGTCTGATTAG